The following coding sequences are from one uncultured Cohaesibacter sp. window:
- a CDS encoding DUF2202 domain-containing protein encodes MLNKITLVSVLIAGGLLSASASAAPPLPDPVQKALVTALEDEYHAEAFYDAVMEKFGAVRPFANIIRAEQMHQSALIDLMTRYGMEIPANTELKSAEIRAAVPATLGEACSIGVKAEIDNAGLYTDKLLPAVKAYPDITVVFQALSDASQQKHLPAFQRCATR; translated from the coding sequence ATGCTCAACAAAATCACCCTCGTTTCAGTCCTTATAGCAGGAGGCCTGCTGTCAGCCTCTGCAAGCGCAGCACCCCCCTTGCCGGATCCGGTGCAAAAGGCATTGGTTACCGCGCTGGAAGATGAATATCACGCGGAAGCCTTTTATGATGCTGTTATGGAAAAGTTCGGCGCAGTGCGCCCGTTTGCCAACATTATTCGTGCCGAGCAGATGCATCAATCAGCCTTGATTGATCTCATGACCCGATATGGTATGGAGATTCCTGCGAACACAGAGCTGAAGTCTGCAGAAATCCGTGCCGCAGTTCCCGCAACGCTAGGGGAGGCTTGCTCTATCGGCGTTAAGGCTGAAATTGATAATGCAGGTCTTTATACCGACAAGCTGTTGCCCGCAGTGAAGGCCTATCCTGATATCACCGTGGTGTTTCAGGCTCTGAGCGATGCATCCCAGCAGAAGCATCTGCCTGCATTTCAGCGCTGCGCCACAAGATAG
- the gyrB gene encoding DNA topoisomerase (ATP-hydrolyzing) subunit B, with amino-acid sequence MSDIENTPPSAGAEYGADSIKVLKGLDAVRKRPGMYIGDTDDGSGLHHMVYEVVDNAIDEALAGYADLVTVTLNAEGSVTVTDNGRGIPTDIHHEEGVSAAEVIMTQLHAGGKFDQNSYKVSGGLHGVGVSVVNALSTKLKLRIWRNDLEHEIDFEHGNATGPLRVIGPAEGKKGTEVTFTPSPETFTHIEFHFATLEHRLRELAFLNSGVRILLSDNRGQDKVQEEMLYEGGLEAFVRWLDRTKKPIIEKPLYVSAERDGITVEAALWWNDSYHENVLCFTNNIPQRDGGTHLAGFRAALTRQITAYAESSGLLKREKVNPSGDDCREGLSCVLSVKVPDPKFSSQTKDKLVSSEVRPVVENLINAALSEWLEENPNEGKTIVSKVVEAAAAREAARKARELTRRKGALDIASLPGKLADCQERDPSKAELFLVEGDSAGGSAKQGRHRSNQAILPLRGKILNVERARFDRMLSSQEIGTMITALGTGIGKDEFNPDKLRYHKIIIMTDADVDGAHIRTLLLTFFFRQMPELVEQGHLYIAQPPLYKVKRGQSEQYLKDEKAFEDYLIDTGIEEAVLTTGSGIERAGRDLRALLDESRTFASTLDGLHSRYNRAVVEQSAISGLFDPAISENETLIEEAMARVCRRLDRMAEETERGWEGIVKDDGSYVFERTVRGVKESAILDVALLNSADAIKLNKLGQEIKENFDYGTVMRRREKDYVIYGPGSLLSEVYGLGRKGISMQRYKGLGEMNAEQLWETTLDPEARTLLQVRVQEADDADDIFAKLMGDDVEPRRNFIQDNALNVANLDI; translated from the coding sequence ATGAGCGATATTGAAAACACCCCCCCAAGTGCAGGTGCCGAATATGGCGCAGATTCCATCAAGGTTCTCAAAGGTCTGGATGCCGTTCGCAAACGCCCCGGCATGTATATCGGGGACACGGACGATGGCTCTGGACTGCACCATATGGTTTACGAGGTGGTGGACAATGCCATCGACGAGGCACTTGCCGGTTATGCGGATCTGGTGACTGTTACCCTCAATGCTGAGGGGTCGGTTACCGTGACAGATAACGGACGCGGCATTCCCACCGATATCCATCACGAAGAAGGCGTCTCTGCTGCCGAGGTCATCATGACCCAGCTCCATGCTGGCGGCAAATTCGACCAGAACAGTTACAAAGTTTCCGGCGGTCTACATGGTGTGGGCGTGTCTGTGGTGAATGCCCTGTCAACCAAGCTGAAATTGCGCATCTGGCGCAATGATCTTGAACATGAGATCGACTTCGAGCATGGCAATGCTACCGGTCCTCTGCGCGTGATCGGCCCAGCTGAAGGCAAGAAAGGCACCGAGGTTACCTTTACCCCGAGCCCTGAGACCTTCACTCATATCGAATTCCATTTTGCGACGCTTGAACATCGCTTGCGTGAGTTGGCTTTCCTTAACTCTGGCGTTCGCATTCTGCTCAGCGACAATCGCGGGCAGGACAAGGTTCAGGAAGAAATGCTCTATGAAGGCGGTCTGGAAGCCTTCGTACGCTGGCTCGACCGCACCAAGAAGCCGATCATTGAAAAGCCGCTTTACGTTTCTGCTGAACGTGATGGCATCACTGTTGAAGCCGCCCTGTGGTGGAACGACAGCTATCACGAGAATGTCTTGTGCTTTACAAACAACATTCCCCAGCGCGATGGCGGCACCCATCTTGCCGGATTCCGCGCAGCATTGACCCGTCAGATCACCGCTTATGCGGAAAGCTCGGGCCTTTTGAAACGCGAGAAGGTCAACCCATCAGGTGATGATTGCCGCGAAGGGTTGAGCTGCGTTCTTTCGGTGAAAGTTCCGGATCCGAAATTTTCTTCCCAGACCAAAGACAAGCTTGTCTCCTCGGAAGTTCGTCCTGTGGTCGAGAACCTGATCAACGCTGCGCTCAGCGAATGGCTGGAAGAAAACCCCAATGAAGGCAAGACGATCGTTTCCAAAGTGGTGGAAGCTGCGGCTGCCCGCGAGGCTGCTCGCAAGGCGCGCGAGCTGACCCGCCGCAAGGGAGCACTCGACATTGCGTCCCTGCCCGGCAAACTCGCCGACTGTCAGGAACGCGACCCATCCAAAGCTGAACTCTTCCTGGTGGAGGGTGATTCTGCTGGTGGCTCTGCCAAACAGGGCCGACACCGTTCCAACCAAGCCATTCTGCCGCTGCGAGGCAAGATCCTCAATGTGGAGCGCGCCCGTTTCGACCGCATGCTATCCAGTCAGGAGATCGGGACCATGATCACCGCTCTTGGCACTGGCATCGGCAAGGATGAATTCAACCCGGACAAGCTGCGCTATCACAAGATCATCATCATGACCGATGCTGACGTCGACGGCGCCCACATCCGTACCCTTCTGCTCACCTTCTTCTTCAGGCAAATGCCGGAGCTTGTCGAACAGGGTCATCTCTATATCGCTCAGCCTCCGCTTTACAAGGTTAAGCGCGGCCAGTCCGAGCAATATCTGAAAGACGAAAAGGCTTTCGAGGACTATCTCATCGACACCGGCATTGAGGAAGCTGTTCTGACAACAGGCTCAGGCATTGAGCGCGCCGGGCGGGACCTCAGAGCTTTGCTTGATGAATCCCGGACATTTGCAAGCACGCTGGACGGGCTTCATTCCCGCTATAATCGTGCAGTTGTCGAGCAATCTGCCATCAGCGGCCTGTTTGATCCTGCCATCAGCGAAAATGAAACCCTCATTGAAGAGGCAATGGCGCGGGTTTGCCGCCGTCTCGACCGAATGGCCGAAGAAACCGAACGCGGATGGGAAGGCATCGTCAAGGATGACGGATCCTATGTCTTTGAACGTACCGTCCGTGGTGTGAAGGAATCCGCTATTCTTGACGTGGCTCTGCTCAATTCTGCAGACGCTATCAAGCTCAACAAGCTGGGCCAGGAGATCAAAGAAAACTTCGATTATGGCACCGTAATGCGTCGCCGTGAAAAGGATTATGTCATTTACGGACCGGGCTCATTGCTCTCCGAAGTCTATGGCCTTGGCCGCAAGGGTATTTCCATGCAGCGCTATAAAGGCTTGGGCGAAATGAACGCCGAGCAGCTTTGGGAAACCACGCTGGACCCAGAGGCTCGCACGCTGCTGCAAGTTCGCGTTCAGGAGGCCGACGATGCCGACGATATCTTCGCCAAACTGATGGGCGATGATGTGGAGCCCCGGCGAAACTTCATTCAGGACAATGCCCTCAACGTGGCAAACCTTGATATCTGA
- a CDS encoding GNAT family N-acyltransferase, translating into MAMLDNNTDFDIEKGQWQNPPVLKPNLSSKLLAALRRNRLRDGYPLSSKPITLGRVGSLEIRLAQTEREIRKAQRLRYKVFYKEMAAKPNSQTKFTRRDADAYDAICDHLLVLDHDSPKKKFRKREPRIVGTYRLLRQEMANLYGGFYTASEFNIDPIINSHSDRRFLELGRSCVLKEYRTKRTIELLWQGIWAYVQIHKIDVMIGCASIMGTDPKELAEPLTFLSKCGKAPEEWSVDAWPHISVPLQQTDPDAINDKVALRSLPPLLKAYMRLGCYFSNNAMVDHQFGTTDVLIILPLENINPKYIDHYNTANVKDAVAQHL; encoded by the coding sequence ATGGCTATGCTGGACAACAACACAGATTTCGACATTGAAAAAGGTCAATGGCAAAATCCGCCAGTTCTAAAGCCGAATTTGTCCAGCAAACTGCTCGCCGCTCTCAGGCGCAATCGCCTCAGAGACGGATATCCGCTCAGTTCAAAACCAATTACACTGGGCCGCGTAGGTTCCCTGGAAATTCGCTTGGCCCAGACAGAGCGCGAAATCCGCAAGGCGCAGCGACTGCGCTACAAAGTCTTTTACAAAGAGATGGCCGCCAAGCCAAACAGCCAGACCAAGTTTACCCGTCGCGATGCAGACGCCTATGACGCGATCTGTGACCACCTGCTGGTTCTGGATCACGATTCGCCGAAGAAGAAATTTCGCAAACGGGAACCACGCATCGTGGGAACATACCGTCTTTTGCGTCAGGAAATGGCCAATCTCTACGGCGGCTTCTACACAGCTTCCGAATTCAATATTGACCCAATCATCAATAGCCATTCAGACCGGCGCTTTCTGGAACTTGGCCGTTCCTGCGTGCTGAAAGAATATCGCACCAAACGGACCATCGAGTTATTGTGGCAAGGCATTTGGGCCTATGTGCAGATTCACAAGATCGACGTCATGATCGGGTGTGCCTCGATAATGGGAACCGATCCGAAAGAATTGGCTGAACCTCTCACATTCCTTTCCAAGTGCGGCAAGGCACCAGAAGAATGGTCCGTGGATGCGTGGCCGCATATCAGTGTCCCTCTCCAACAGACAGATCCCGATGCCATCAACGACAAGGTAGCCTTGCGCAGCTTGCCGCCATTGCTGAAAGCCTACATGCGGCTTGGCTGCTACTTCAGCAACAACGCCATGGTGGATCATCAGTTTGGCACGACGGATGTTCTGATCATTCTGCCGCTGGAAAATATCAATCCGAAATATATCGATCATTACAACACTGCCAATGTGAAGGATGCTGTGGCCCAGCACCTCTAA
- a CDS encoding ATP-binding protein has protein sequence MPHPRTLFEPVAPKANRADKFLIPFGFLVFAAGAFALTIQGIWIWLGALAWLLSGLLFGVLFLRAVGRPAMLPEKEEALRAELEQLDLACENLLDQNWELKEAEQKYKALLSRQGDIILHLDETGSILFANDPYGQYFDSDQAVSPFRPEAPANGEADDADAHDYRPGNDPLWERQIDTRLGPRWFRWTETLVRSAHKETENRLVIARDITAFRKVEAASEAKSRFLATISHEMRTPLNGIIGMANLLETTPLSSEQASYSQALRQSGTALLALVNDVLDLSRIEAGKLTLTYEWSSPTRLMEDVVELLAPDAQEKGLSVASWVGANVPDKLLIDPVRVRQILVNLLGNAIKFTAEGAINLSLSCEGEPKEGEMVTLEMSVRDTGPGIEESMQARLFEEFEQADTTRARQHEGSGLGLAISRRLARMMGGDISLSSIKGKGSTFILHFEASWLNDESTDESEEDTTGKDIESTLRGSCLVGIDLTKADERALYSYCLDWGIDFHSYRYEEWKLTGDQVSPDHLLINGAEPDKAMEIITAFDPVQSGRLTRPLPRNRIILLEPGERKVIPQMRNSGISAYLVKPVRQLSLRQALLGHPDHQEGQRDKAGRFATSEVRSGHTSASSEDAANQRKRILLVEDNEINALLARKILEKSGLETHLVSSGREALDAYQKEQAFDLALLDLHMPDMDGLSLFDAMSEIDKCHDRSIPKLAFTADALPETRQSCLSRGFADYIVKPVQPEELVEIIRSVLDKKSNCHKTVL, from the coding sequence ATGCCACATCCACGCACCCTGTTTGAACCTGTAGCGCCCAAGGCCAACCGAGCGGATAAATTTCTGATCCCGTTTGGTTTCCTTGTCTTTGCTGCGGGGGCCTTTGCATTGACCATACAGGGGATATGGATCTGGCTTGGTGCATTGGCTTGGCTTTTGTCCGGCTTGCTGTTTGGCGTTCTGTTTCTTCGCGCGGTTGGTCGCCCGGCAATGCTCCCCGAAAAGGAGGAGGCGCTACGGGCGGAACTGGAACAACTGGATCTGGCTTGCGAAAATCTGCTGGACCAGAATTGGGAACTGAAGGAAGCCGAGCAAAAATACAAGGCCCTGCTCAGTCGGCAAGGAGACATCATTCTGCATCTGGATGAAACGGGCTCGATCCTCTTTGCCAATGACCCCTATGGCCAATATTTCGATAGCGATCAGGCGGTTTCTCCTTTCAGACCGGAAGCGCCAGCAAATGGTGAAGCCGACGACGCGGATGCGCATGATTACCGCCCCGGCAATGATCCGCTTTGGGAACGGCAAATTGATACCCGCCTCGGCCCTCGCTGGTTCCGCTGGACAGAAACGCTCGTGCGCTCTGCGCACAAGGAAACAGAAAACCGGCTGGTGATTGCTCGCGACATTACCGCTTTTCGCAAGGTTGAAGCGGCGAGCGAGGCCAAGTCCCGTTTTCTTGCCACCATCAGCCATGAGATGCGCACCCCGCTAAATGGCATCATCGGCATGGCCAACCTATTGGAGACTACGCCTCTTTCTTCAGAGCAGGCCAGCTACAGTCAGGCCTTGCGCCAGTCGGGAACGGCTCTGCTGGCGCTCGTTAATGATGTGCTGGATCTTTCCCGTATCGAGGCAGGCAAGCTGACGCTGACCTATGAATGGTCATCACCGACCCGTCTGATGGAAGATGTGGTCGAACTTTTGGCTCCCGATGCGCAGGAAAAGGGCCTGTCCGTTGCCTCGTGGGTTGGTGCCAATGTACCGGACAAGCTGCTGATAGACCCGGTCCGTGTGCGGCAAATTCTGGTCAATCTTCTGGGCAATGCGATCAAGTTTACCGCCGAGGGTGCGATTAATCTCTCCCTTTCCTGTGAGGGCGAGCCCAAAGAAGGAGAGATGGTTACGCTTGAAATGTCCGTGCGAGACACGGGGCCGGGCATTGAGGAAAGCATGCAGGCACGTCTGTTTGAGGAATTCGAACAAGCCGATACAACACGCGCCCGTCAGCATGAAGGCTCCGGGCTAGGACTGGCTATATCACGCCGTTTGGCCCGCATGATGGGTGGGGATATCAGCCTTTCAAGCATCAAGGGCAAAGGATCAACCTTCATTCTGCATTTTGAGGCCTCATGGCTCAATGATGAAAGTACGGACGAGAGCGAAGAAGATACAACCGGCAAAGATATCGAATCCACCTTACGAGGGAGCTGTCTGGTCGGGATCGATCTGACCAAGGCAGACGAACGCGCGCTTTATTCCTATTGCCTCGACTGGGGTATCGACTTTCACTCCTATCGCTATGAGGAATGGAAACTGACTGGCGATCAGGTTTCTCCCGATCATCTGCTGATCAATGGAGCCGAGCCGGATAAGGCGATGGAAATCATCACAGCTTTTGATCCCGTCCAAAGCGGCCGCCTTACACGTCCTCTGCCTCGCAACCGAATCATTTTGCTGGAACCGGGCGAGCGCAAAGTCATTCCGCAAATGCGCAACAGTGGCATCAGCGCCTATCTGGTCAAGCCCGTGCGTCAGCTATCCCTGCGCCAAGCCTTGCTGGGGCATCCAGATCATCAGGAAGGCCAAAGGGACAAAGCAGGTCGTTTCGCAACATCAGAAGTTAGATCCGGCCACACCAGTGCTTCCTCGGAAGATGCTGCCAACCAGAGAAAGCGAATCCTGCTGGTGGAAGATAACGAGATCAATGCTCTGCTTGCACGAAAAATTCTGGAGAAATCAGGTCTGGAAACCCATTTGGTCTCATCCGGCCGTGAAGCACTGGACGCTTATCAAAAGGAACAAGCTTTTGATCTGGCGCTTCTTGATCTGCATATGCCGGACATGGACGGCCTGTCGCTTTTCGATGCGATGTCGGAAATAGACAAGTGCCATGATCGCAGCATCCCAAAACTGGCTTTCACGGCTGATGCATTGCCAGAAACCAGACAAAGCTGCCTGTCTCGCGGCTTTGCGGATTATATCGTCAAACCTGTGCAGCCCGAAGAACTTGTCGAAATAATTCGTAGTGTGCTTGATAAAAAGAGCAATTGTCACAAAACTGTACTATAG
- a CDS encoding fumarylacetoacetate hydrolase family protein: MKLFRFGEAGAEKPALLDKDGVGRDLSAHLSDFGPEQLSPEGLKAIAVLDASSLPKVPQGARLAPCVGNVQRFFCIGVNYSDHAAEVGIEPPKNPIVFMKVCDPTGANDPVMLPKGSTHTDWEVELGVVINQTVRHVSEEQALEMVAGYCVVNDISERDFQNNHGGQWVKGKSCDGFGPIGPWFVTRDEVDDPQKLELWLDVNGEAKQRGTTERMIFTVAQIISHLSRFITLRAGDIITTGTPPGVGMGMNPQQFLKAGDEVRLGIKGLGEQRQSIIAYKD; this comes from the coding sequence ATGAAGCTATTCAGATTTGGTGAGGCGGGGGCTGAAAAGCCGGCTCTGCTCGACAAGGATGGCGTCGGCCGCGATCTGTCAGCTCATCTTTCGGATTTTGGGCCGGAACAGCTGTCGCCTGAGGGTCTTAAAGCCATCGCCGTGCTTGATGCATCGTCACTTCCCAAAGTACCTCAAGGAGCGCGCCTTGCCCCGTGCGTAGGAAATGTTCAACGCTTTTTCTGCATCGGCGTCAACTATAGTGATCATGCCGCAGAAGTGGGCATCGAGCCACCCAAGAACCCCATTGTCTTCATGAAGGTGTGCGACCCAACCGGCGCCAATGATCCGGTTATGCTGCCCAAGGGCTCGACCCATACGGATTGGGAAGTGGAGCTGGGCGTTGTAATCAACCAAACTGTTCGTCATGTCAGCGAGGAACAGGCGCTGGAAATGGTGGCTGGCTACTGCGTGGTGAATGATATTTCCGAGCGGGATTTCCAGAACAACCATGGCGGTCAGTGGGTGAAGGGCAAATCCTGCGACGGGTTTGGTCCGATCGGGCCATGGTTTGTTACACGCGATGAGGTTGACGATCCGCAAAAGCTCGAACTCTGGCTTGATGTCAACGGGGAAGCCAAGCAGCGCGGCACCACAGAGCGCATGATATTCACCGTTGCTCAGATCATTTCCCATCTTAGCCGCTTCATAACATTGCGTGCAGGAGACATCATCACCACCGGAACACCTCCCGGCGTCGGCATGGGCATGAACCCGCAGCAGTTTCTGAAGGCCGGGGATGAAGTTCGTCTTGGCATTAAGGGGCTGGGCGAACAGCGTCAGAGCATTATCGCCTACAAGGACTAA
- a CDS encoding quinone oxidoreductase, translating into MSVMTRIEIDAHGGPEQMKLVEREIPALQPGQVLVRHEAVGVNFIDTYHRTGLYSLPMPTGLGGEAAGLVEAVGAGVSHIKAGDRVGYCSGPIGSYATHNIILADKAVPLPTSITAKQAASSLLKGLTVQYLIRQIYPVKQGDTVLFHAAAGGVGQIAVQWLKAIGATVIGTVGSDEKAELVKGLGCDHVINYRTESVPERVLEITDGAKLPVVYDGVGKDTFEDSLDCLRPRGLMVSFGNASGAVTGVNLGILASKGSLMVTRPTLAHFIPTRQALEAASHDLFSAMAAGSIKIAEPKEYALADAAKAHIDLQSRKTTGSLVLIP; encoded by the coding sequence ATGAGTGTGATGACCCGAATTGAAATCGACGCCCATGGTGGCCCAGAGCAGATGAAACTTGTCGAAAGGGAAATTCCGGCGTTGCAGCCGGGTCAGGTTTTGGTAAGGCATGAAGCCGTCGGCGTGAATTTCATCGATACCTACCATCGGACGGGACTCTATTCCCTGCCTATGCCGACCGGCCTCGGCGGCGAGGCTGCCGGTCTTGTTGAAGCCGTGGGTGCGGGCGTATCCCACATCAAGGCTGGCGACCGGGTTGGCTATTGCTCCGGTCCTATCGGGTCATACGCAACTCATAACATCATCCTTGCAGACAAGGCTGTTCCCCTGCCGACCAGCATCACGGCAAAACAGGCCGCATCATCCCTCCTCAAGGGTTTGACAGTGCAATATCTCATCCGGCAGATTTATCCGGTCAAACAGGGCGATACGGTTCTTTTCCATGCTGCGGCTGGTGGTGTCGGGCAAATCGCGGTGCAATGGCTTAAGGCAATCGGTGCTACTGTGATCGGAACGGTCGGGTCCGATGAAAAAGCAGAACTGGTCAAAGGTCTGGGCTGCGACCACGTCATCAATTATCGAACCGAATCGGTTCCGGAACGAGTGCTTGAAATCACGGATGGAGCCAAGCTTCCCGTGGTTTATGACGGGGTTGGCAAGGATACCTTTGAAGACAGCCTTGATTGCCTGCGCCCACGCGGTCTGATGGTCAGTTTCGGCAATGCGTCCGGCGCGGTGACCGGCGTCAATCTGGGCATTCTGGCAAGCAAAGGCTCGTTGATGGTTACCCGTCCGACCTTGGCCCATTTCATCCCCACCCGGCAAGCTCTTGAAGCGGCAAGCCATGACCTCTTCTCCGCCATGGCTGCTGGCAGCATCAAGATTGCCGAACCGAAAGAATATGCGCTGGCCGATGCCGCCAAGGCGCATATCGATTTGCAAAGTCGAAAAACAACAGGCTCGTTGGTTCTCATTCCGTAG
- a CDS encoding cupin domain-containing protein, which yields MDDANAIIEKLGMQPHPEGGYFVETFRDDEGPEGRGHSSVIYYLLKEGEVSDWHRVDAVEAWFWQAGAPMELSIAEDGGDRKRLILGQDILTGESPHGIVPRHAWQSARSSGEWSLVSCVVAPGFIFEGFEMAPTGWTPKS from the coding sequence ATGGATGACGCAAACGCGATTATCGAAAAACTCGGCATGCAACCCCATCCGGAAGGGGGCTATTTTGTCGAGACATTTCGGGATGATGAAGGCCCTGAGGGTCGCGGGCATTCCTCCGTCATCTATTATCTTCTCAAAGAGGGCGAAGTTTCCGATTGGCACAGGGTCGATGCAGTGGAGGCCTGGTTCTGGCAAGCAGGAGCGCCAATGGAACTGAGCATTGCCGAAGATGGTGGTGATAGGAAGAGGCTCATTCTGGGTCAGGATATTCTTACCGGAGAAAGCCCCCACGGAATTGTTCCGCGCCATGCGTGGCAATCAGCCCGTTCTTCAGGAGAATGGAGCCTTGTCAGCTGTGTGGTTGCGCCCGGTTTCATCTTCGAAGGTTTCGAAATGGCTCCGACCGGCTGGACGCCCAAGAGCTAA
- the rsgA gene encoding ribosome small subunit-dependent GTPase A has protein sequence MTSYDDFLKHIPVKSADNTEKAPRTATSTPNSMTNADQNRTLNELGFSAHFSGQLGLEELETLTPFRISEIQRSILVGLGEGGTRSLRTPHKVPTSAFGVGDWVLADHTDQIVRRLEPRSELKRRAAGTDVSEQLMASNVDVLFIVTSCNDDFNLARIERFLALARDAEVTPVVLLTKADLCGDVESYIAKASDLMAGLDVIGLNAKDPDAIGQLAPWCGKGKTIAMVGSSGVGKTTLLNAFTGRNDATKEIREDDSKGRHTTTYRSLHPTINGAWLVDTPGIRALRLHEKSTGIEQVFDDLVELANDCKFRNCRHENEPGCAIQAAIKAGELDAARLERWRKLEAEDNRNTETVAQSRRKSKAFGKMVKNSIKESNRFKGRDREDF, from the coding sequence ATGACGTCTTACGATGATTTTCTAAAGCACATCCCCGTAAAGTCTGCTGACAACACGGAAAAGGCTCCGCGCACGGCAACTTCAACTCCAAACAGCATGACAAATGCAGATCAGAACCGAACACTGAACGAGCTGGGCTTCTCGGCTCATTTCTCCGGCCAGCTGGGCCTTGAAGAACTGGAAACGCTAACGCCCTTTCGGATTTCTGAAATCCAGCGCTCGATCCTTGTCGGTTTAGGAGAGGGAGGAACGCGATCTTTACGCACCCCGCACAAGGTGCCAACCTCTGCCTTTGGCGTGGGCGATTGGGTGCTGGCCGATCATACGGACCAGATCGTCCGGCGGCTTGAGCCTCGGTCCGAATTGAAACGCCGTGCAGCGGGCACCGATGTTTCCGAGCAGCTCATGGCATCCAATGTTGATGTCCTGTTTATCGTCACATCCTGCAATGACGATTTCAATCTGGCGCGTATTGAACGGTTTCTGGCTTTGGCGCGGGATGCCGAGGTCACTCCCGTTGTCCTTTTGACCAAGGCTGACCTTTGCGGTGATGTGGAAAGCTACATCGCCAAAGCCAGCGATTTGATGGCCGGTCTTGATGTGATTGGTCTCAATGCAAAGGATCCCGATGCCATCGGCCAGCTCGCCCCCTGGTGCGGCAAGGGCAAGACCATTGCCATGGTGGGCTCGTCAGGTGTCGGCAAAACCACGCTGCTCAATGCCTTTACCGGCAGAAATGACGCAACAAAGGAGATCCGAGAGGATGATTCCAAAGGGCGTCACACGACGACTTACCGCTCACTGCACCCAACGATCAACGGCGCCTGGCTGGTGGATACACCGGGCATCAGGGCACTGAGGCTGCATGAGAAAAGCACCGGTATCGAGCAGGTGTTCGATGATCTCGTTGAACTGGCAAATGATTGCAAATTCCGCAATTGCCGTCATGAGAACGAACCGGGCTGCGCCATTCAGGCGGCAATAAAGGCCGGTGAGCTTGATGCTGCCCGTCTGGAGCGCTGGCGCAAGCTGGAAGCAGAGGACAATCGCAACACCGAAACCGTCGCTCAAAGCCGCCGTAAGTCAAAGGCTTTCGGCAAAATGGTCAAGAATTCCATCAAGGAAAGCAATCGCTTTAAAGGCCGCGATCGTGAGGATTTCTGA